Proteins encoded within one genomic window of Hevea brasiliensis isolate MT/VB/25A 57/8 chromosome 8, ASM3005281v1, whole genome shotgun sequence:
- the LOC110649784 gene encoding protein argonaute 2 — MERYSAGRGRGTGGGRSGEDGGRGRGRGRGRGRGRGRGGDHQHRSRHQQQQILVPGQGGRTQTQWQSSPGQGGRGSGLVGPARGGHGGIGGAGGGRGDWGPAGGRFQGPSSSAVPVHSRIEQQESSCEKLSEPIVPAMQSIKISTSSPLEVAGKLVPIKRPDHGGKNDIGGRRLCVNHFLLNYNSGGIIRHYDVDVKPDLPPKNVQAMKVPKAVLSLIRNKLFSDDPDKFPMSMTAYDGEKNIFSAVPLPTGTFKVELSNEEGMNIRHFTVAVQLVNELKCTKLDDYISGKCLSIPRDVLQALDVVMKENPARQMIYACRSFHPTRPDPRDDLGHGITVSRGIKYSLKPTAQGLALCLDYSVFPFCKQMPVIDFLKEQIPEFNPNNFTRFRKQVETVLKGLKVTVTHRTTNQKYKIAGLSDENTQDISFDIENPNDQTPLRKVSVVSYYKEKYNKDIMHKNIPSLDLGKKSNRKNYVPMEFCMIAGGQRYAKELLDKKLSENLRKISLASPKVRENKIYDMVHDRDGPCSGDTTQNFGIGVDVKMTRVTGRVIEPPELKLGTSARTWTKVTVDRVKCDWNLRRNSVISSKPIRLWGVLDFGSFSIGKAIPELISRSKRLGIDMSLPLFNDRLQMNLLYDVDNLHQLLERIKSESYKIHGTHLQILVCVMPREDPGYKNLKRISETKVGILTQCCLTKNCNRANKDQFLANIALKINAKLGGSNVELIKQPQCLQSKGHVMFVGADVNHPGSYNLTSPSIAAVVGTMNWPAANQYIARICPQYHRVEKILKFGGMCLELVNTYNRLNQARPEKIVLFRDGVSDGQFDMVLNEELMDLKMTFEALNYFPTITVVVAQKRHMTRLFVVGDMDENVPPGIVVDTKITHPFGFDFYLCSHYGHIGTSKPAHYHVLWDENGFTSDELQELIYSMCFTCAQCTKPVSLVPPVWYADRAAYRGRLYHDSIEWYQPSASPSSSSSPPSRSSTTSFDEQLYKLHPNLENSMFFI, encoded by the exons ATGGAGAGATACTCTGCTGGGAGAGGAAGAGGGACTGGAGGAGGAAGGAGCGGTGAGGATGGTGGACGCGGTCGTGGTCGTGGTCGTGGTCGGGGTCGTGGTCGTGGTCGCGGAGGTGATCATCAACACCGTTCTCGTCATCAGCAACAGCAGATTTTGGTTCCAGGCCAAGGTGGTCGAACCCAAACCCAATGGCAGTCGAGTCCTGGCCAGGGTGGCCGTGGTAGTGGTCTTGTAGGGCCCGCACGAGGTGGGCATGGGGGTATTGGTGGAGCAGGAGGAGGAAGAGGGGACTGGGGGCCTGCCGGTGGCAGGTTTCAAGGACCCTCTAGCTCTGCTGTTCCTGTTCATTCACGGATAGAGCAACAGGAGTCTTCTTGTGAAAAACTTTCTG AGCCTATTGTTCCAGCTATGCAATCAATAAAAATTTCAACATCTTCACCTCTAGAAGTTGCAGGCAAACTTGTACCAATCAAACGACCTGACCATGGTGGAAAAAATGATATTGGGGGTAGAAGGCTTTGTGTTAATCATTTTCTGCTTAACTATAACTCTGGGGGCATCATAAGGCACTATGATGTTGATGTCAAACCAGATTTGCCCCCCAAAAATGTTCAGGCTATGAAGGTTCCAAAGGCTGTCCTGTCTTTGATTCGCAACAAGTTATTCTCAGATGACCCTGACAAGTTCCCCATGTCAATGACTGCATATGATGGTGAGAAAAACATATTCAGTGCGGTGCCACTACCCACTGGAACATTTAAGGTGGAATTATCGAACGAGGAAGGCATGAATATCCGTCACTTCACAGTTGCAGTTCAGCTTGTGAATGAGCTTAAATGTACCAAGTTGGATGATTACATAAGTGGCAAATGCTTGAGCATCCCTCGTGATGTGCTACAAGCTTTGGATGTGGTCATGAAGGAGAATCCTGCAAGGCAAATGATCTATGCTTGTCGAAGTTTTCATCCTACCAGACCTGACCCACGAGATGACCTTGGGCATGGCATCACAGTTTCTAGAGGGATTAAATATAGCTTGAAGCCAACCGCTCAGGGTCTGGCCTTGTGTCTGGACTATTCAGTTTTTCCATTTTGCAAACAAATGCCCGTTATAGATTTTCTCAAGGAGCAAATTCCTGAGttcaatccaaacaatttcacaaGGTTCAGGAAGCAAGTCGAGACAGTTTTGAAGGGATTGAAAGTTACTGTGACTCACAGAACAACAAATCAGAAGTACAAAATTGCTGGATTATCTGATGAGAACACACAGGATATTTCTTTTGACATTGAAAACCCGAATGACCAGACCCCTCTGAGGAAAGTTAGCGTTGTTtcttattataaagaaaaatacAACAAGGATATTATGCACAAAAACATACCAAGCTTAGATTTAGGGAAAAAAAGCAACAGGAAAAATTATGTTCCTATGGAGTTCTGCATGATAGCTGGGGGGCAGAGGTATGcaaaggagcttttggacaaaaaACTATCAGAAAATTTAAGGAAGATTTCATTAGCTTCACCAAAGGTCAGAGAAAACAAAATATATGACATGGTACACGATAGAGATGGACCATGCAG TGGAGATACCACTCAAAATTTTGGAATTGGGGTGGATGTGAAAATGACGAGAGTTACTGGTCGGGTTATTGAGCCACCAGAGTTAAAGCTTGGCACTTCAGCGAGAACATGGACAAAGGTAACAGTTGATAGAGTTAAATGTGATTGGAACCTTAGAAGAAACTCAGTTATTTCCAGCAAACCAATTAGGCTATGGGGAGTACTTGACTTTGGCTCTTTTAGTATTGGAAAAGCCATTCCTGAGCTGATCTCTCGCAGCAAAAGACTGGGCATCGACATGAGCCTGCCTCTTTTCAACGATCGTCTTCAGATGAATTTATTATATGATGTTGATAATCTCCATCAACTGCTCGAAAGAATTAAAAGTGAGTCATATAAAATTCATGGAACACATTTGCAGATTCTCGTTTGTGTGATGCCTCGCGAGGATCCtggttacaaaaatctcaaacgGATAAGTGAGACCAAAGTTGGTATCCTAACTCAATGTTGTTTAACTAAAAATTGCAATAGAGCTAATAAAGATCAGTTTCTTGCAAATATTGCTCTAAAGATCAATGCGAAGCTTGGGGGCAGCAATGTGGAGCTCATCAAGCAGCCCCAGTGCTTGCAAAGTAAAGGCCATGTTATGTTTGTTGGTGCTGATGTTAATCATCCGGGTTCTTACAACTTAACAAGTCCTTCAATTGCGGCTGTTGTTGGCACCATGAATTGGCCAGCCGCAAATCAATATATTGCACGTATTTGTCCCCAATACCATCGAGTAGAAAAGATTCTCAAATTTGGCGGCATGTGTTTGGAGCTTGTAAATACTTATAATAGGCTAAATCAGGCAAGGCCGGAGAAGATTGTACTATTTCGTGATGGAGTAAGTGATGGCCAGTTTGATATGGTTCTCAATGAAGAACTTATGGATCTCAAGATGACATTTGAAGCATTGAATTACTTCCCAACCATCACTGTCGTTGTTGCACAGAAGCGACACATGACTCGGTTGTTTGTAGTTGGCGATATGGATGAAAATGTGCCTCCAGGCATTGTGGTGGACACAAAAATTACGCATCCTTTTGGATTTGACTTCTATCTTTGCAGTCATTATGGTCATATTGGAACGAGCAAACCAGCCCACTACCATGTGTTGTGGGATGAGAATGGTTTTACTTCTGATGAATTGCAGGAGCTTATTTACAGCATGTGCTTCACATGTGCTCAGTGCACTAAGCCTGTCTCACTAGTCCCTCCAGTGTGGTACGCTGACCGTGCTGCTTATAGAGGTCGGCTTTACCATGATTCAATTGAGTGGTATCAGCCTTCAGCTTCACCATCGTCTTCATCATCACCACCTTCAAGATCATCAACCACTTCTTTTGATGAGCAGCTGTACAAGTTGCATCCTAATCTGGAAAACTCAATGTTTTTCATTTGA